The sequence TCGGTGACACGTTCGGTCCTGGCAAGCACGACCTCATCACCGATAACATCCCTATCCTCTCCACGCTGAAGGGCTGGAAGTACGGCTTTGAGTCCCCCTTCAAAGCAGACATCTACTACGTCACCACACGCCTCTTCACCGGCAACAAATGGGGCACCAGCAATCCCATCATGATGCGTGATCAGGACTTCGGCATTGTGCGGGTGCGTGCCTTTGGCACCTTCGACTTCAAGATCACTGATCCGAAGATCTTCCTCAAAGAAGTCGCCGGTAGCGACCACCACTTCCGCCTGGATGAATTCGCCGATACCATGCGCAGCCGCATCGTCAGCGTCTTCACTGATGCACTCGCCAGCGCCAAGGTGCCTGTGCTAGACCTCGCTACCCGCTACTCAGAGCTCGGAGAGGCACTGCTACCGCTCATCAATCCCGCAACGCAGAGCAAATACGGCATTGAGATCACCAGCTTCCTGCTGGAAAACGCCAGCGTGCCACCGGAGGTCGAGCAGGCCATCGACAAACGCAGCAGCATGGGAGCCATCGGCAATCTCAACGACTACGTGAAGTTCCAGATGGCTGAGGGCATGGCCAAAGGCGGCAACAGCCCCGCTAGCGCCGCAGCAGAGATCTCCATGGGCTTTGGCATGGCGCAGCAGATGATGGCACAGGGGGCATTCAACATGAACCCCGCCGCAGGAGCCGCGACTCCACCGCCGCTCCCTGGTGCCGCCCCAGTCGCCGCAGCACCTGTCGGCGGAGACATCCTCACGCCCGCACAGGTCGCTCAGACCCTGGGCGTCTCCGAGGCAGACGTCATCGCCACCATTGAGGCAGGAGACATCAAGGCCAAGAAGATCGGAACCCAATTCCGCATCACCAAAGCCGCGCTGGACGAGTTTTTGGCCAAATAAGCCGCAAACCACCCTTTCATCGCCTTTTCCACACCGCGTCCACCTATGGGAGGACGCGGTTTTCTTTTTATAAACTTCAGACAGAAAATAAACAACGCCGTCATTGACACTCTATGGACGGGCCACCTATACTTTTGGTCTCATGCTCAGGCAAATCATCGGACAATCTGAAGGGCAAAAGGACGCCAAACGCGTCGAGGCTGCACCTGCTCCCGCTCCGGCCCCCGCGGCCGCCGAGCGCGCACCCATCCTCTCCGCCGCACCCGCTCCCACTGCACAACCCCCACGCGCTTATTCCGCTCCCACAATGAACACCAGCAAAAACGTCCTGGCCAATGACGTCGAGATCAAAGGCTCCATCAAATTCTCTCATGACCTCATCATCGACGGTAAGATCGAAGGTGAAGTCATCTCAGACGGCAGCCTGACGATCGGCGAAAACGCCATCATCAAGGGCGAGGTCAAAACCCGCACTGTCATCATTTTCGGTAAAGTGGAAGGCAACATCACTGTCGCCGAGCGCTGCGAGCTCAAGAGCAATGCCATCCTCGTCGGTGACATCGCTGCTGGCACTCTCTCCATCGAAGAAGGTGCCACATTCATGGGTCAGTCCTCCGTGGGCAAAAAACCCGACGCGAAAGTCGCGGGCGGTCCAAAACCATAACCTCTCTCCCTTGCCCCACGAGTGTTCGGACGGTTTTTCACTCCGAAGTCCAGCATTCTACCCACTCCTCCGAAGAATCAGATCGAAGTGGTGTGTCCGTCATGCGGCGCGGCTCAGTA is a genomic window of Verrucomicrobiaceae bacterium containing:
- a CDS encoding SPFH domain-containing protein, which gives rise to MGLMDYLKGQFLEIIQWTDDSRDTLSWRFPDEDKEIKRGAQLIVRESQVAQFVYLGQFGDTFGPGKHDLITDNIPILSTLKGWKYGFESPFKADIYYVTTRLFTGNKWGTSNPIMMRDQDFGIVRVRAFGTFDFKITDPKIFLKEVAGSDHHFRLDEFADTMRSRIVSVFTDALASAKVPVLDLATRYSELGEALLPLINPATQSKYGIEITSFLLENASVPPEVEQAIDKRSSMGAIGNLNDYVKFQMAEGMAKGGNSPASAAAEISMGFGMAQQMMAQGAFNMNPAAGAATPPPLPGAAPVAAAPVGGDILTPAQVAQTLGVSEADVIATIEAGDIKAKKIGTQFRITKAALDEFLAK
- a CDS encoding polymer-forming cytoskeletal protein; this encodes MNTSKNVLANDVEIKGSIKFSHDLIIDGKIEGEVISDGSLTIGENAIIKGEVKTRTVIIFGKVEGNITVAERCELKSNAILVGDIAAGTLSIEEGATFMGQSSVGKKPDAKVAGGPKP